A section of the Triticum dicoccoides isolate Atlit2015 ecotype Zavitan chromosome 7A, WEW_v2.0, whole genome shotgun sequence genome encodes:
- the LOC119331898 gene encoding uncharacterized protein LOC119331898 isoform X1, giving the protein MGVPLVLTAAEMAAQGFDIGVDIVLATMEEEEDVDPDAEAEFDAMMLAADNLRFAQNSRQVPPADTFQPVNENEVNVDPDAEAEFDAMILAANNFRFAQQMRQVPSADTFQPENENEDERVPTNQPNPENDTLYGSSISQQIQNDTLHGSSIPQGGDSNTLHGSSIPQGGDNDPGSATWFKLKVPSAFQGLLQNRQIFQLLGNEVTAINDLAQGVVAVVPQSSVDTFPITPEYTSSRRILKEHGPSKLKVSGVIINKFFIKGNLWSRRRYTIDNTCHVFEWPARPVENEIQAVPPRTRARTTEELIASNAAVVASHGRVLESNAAVVESNNRLTAAIYQLISRLGESSTNRP; this is encoded by the exons ATGGGGGTACCTCTGGTCCTGACGGCGGCGGAGATGGCCGCTCAGGGCTTCGACATCGGCGTCGACATCGTGCTGGcaaccatggaggaggaggaggatgtggatcCGGACGCCGAAGCAGAGTTCGACGCGATGATGCTGGCCGCCGACAACCTCCGATTTGCTCAAAATTCGCGCCAG GTACCCCCTGCTGATACCTTCCAGCCTGTAAATGAAAATGAGGTAAATGTGGATCCGGACGCCGAGGCAGAGTTCGACGCGATGATTCTGGCCGCTAACAACTTCCGATTTGCTCAACAGATGCGCCAG GTACCCTCTGCTGATACCTTCCAGCCTGAAAACGAAAATGAG GATGAAAGGGTTCCCACCAATCAACCCAATCCTGAGAATGACACTTTATATGGATCTTCCATATCTCAGCAGATTCAAAATGATACTTTACATGGTTCTTCAATACCTCAGGGGGGTGATAGTAATACATTACATGGATCTTCCATTCCTCAGGGGGGTGATAATGATCCTGGATCTGCAACTTGGTTCAAGCTTAAGGTCCCAAGTGCGTTCCAAG GGCTTCTGCAGAATCGTCAAATCTTTCAGCTACTGGGAAATGAAGTTACTGCTATAAATGATCTTGCTCAAGGTGTTGTTGCCGTTGTACCTCAAAGCAGTGTGGATACATTTCCGATAACTCCTGAATACACCTCATCTCGAAGGATACTAAAAGAGCATGGTCCGTCTAAGTTAAAG GTCTCCGGCGTTATCATAAACAAATTTTTCATCAAAGGAAATTTATGGAGTAGAAGGCGTTACACAATTGATAACACATGCCATGTGTTTGAATGGCCTGCCAGACCAGTGGAAAATGAG ATACAGGCAGTACCCCCAAGGACTAGAGCAAGGACTACTGAAGAGTTGATCGCCTCCAACGCAGCTGTGGTTGCATCACATGGCAGAGTGCTCGAGTCTAACGCTGCTGTGGTGGAGTCAAACAACAGGCTGACGGCTGCCATCTATCAGCTCATCTCCCGCCTCGGCGAATCCAGCACCAATAGGCCATGA
- the LOC119331897 gene encoding uncharacterized protein LOC119331897 → MGKKLPPSTPASSWTETAGRRRKGPSLAPLSACKRRRTPEASGWASLPTDVVHLVTSRLLADDVVDYIVFRAVCSGWRSCTSDARDPTLRKPDLLPRGWVALCDVDGVRPDDAGEISFFHTQTARRLRVRLPELRRHRIVGFTQGLIILLNKRTTAVRVLHPFTRVVVDLPSLVPVFHAAVRNRNSLLDMNAAVCSASATSIAVVAWFPWTRVVIGAEAGRPTWEVLHRGLFLRSILPFQGRLYATVAMGGSREIMQLYPRSPHPVLAHVPNDFGNPSLCNYFLVESGGQVLLAVHHLTGQHCGVEPLQQNAYRLFALDIDRGELIPVNCLGGHALFLNRDRCLSVSARDLPSVSSNSIYFSLHRDPVVVHSIRTGLSERLAVSCQIHDGKDRIRPSMRPLTIADHLLTYCHPHEWTKGLMFHEYHSIPESFEELTTNIKAKNSELRIPRIAVR, encoded by the exons ATGGGGAAAAAGCTACCCCCTTCTACTCCGGCCTCGTCATGGACGGAGACGGCGGGAAGGCGGCGCAAAGGCCCCTCCTTGGCCCCGCTCTCTGCCTGCAAGCGCCGGCGGACCCCTGAGGCAAGCGGCTGGGCTTCCCTCCCCACCGATGTAGTTCACCTCGTCACCAGCCGCCTGCTGGCCGACGACGTGGTGGACTACATCGTCTTCCGGGCCGTCTGCTCCGGCTGGCGCAGCTGCACGAGCGACGCGCGCGACCCCACCCTGCGCAAACCGGACCTCCTGCCGCGCGGCTGGGTCGCCCTCTGCGACGTCGACGGGGTACGCCCGGACGACGCCGGCGAGATCAGCTTCTTCCACACGCAGACGGCcaggcgcctccgcgtccgcctgcCGGAGCTCCGGCGCCACAGGATCGTCGGCTTCACCCAAGGACTGATCATTCTTCTGAACAAACGCACCACCGCCGTGCGGGTGCTGCATCCCTTCACACGGGTCGTGGTCGACCTCCCGTCCCTCGTCCCCGTGTTCCACGCAGCCGTCAGGAACCGGAACTCTCTGCTTGACATGAATGCCGCGGTCTGCAGCGCGTCCGCGACCTCCATTGCCGTGGTGGCCTGGTTCCCCTGGACGCGCGTGGTGATCGGCGCCGAGGCTGGCCGCCCAACTTGGGAGGTCCTCCACCGAGGGCTTTTCCTTAGGAGCATCCTGCCCTTCCAAGGAAGGCTTTACGCCACCGTCGCCATGGGTGGCTCAAGAGAGATCATGCAGCTGTACCCGAGATCACCACATCCTGTGCTTGCTCATGTTCCAAATGATTTCGGTAATCCGAGCCTATGCAACTACTTCCTCGTAGAGTCCGGTGGACAAGTGCTGCTTGCTGTCCACCATTTAACCGGGCAACATTGTGGCGTGGAGCCCTTACAGCAAAATGCCTATAGGCTATTTGCGTTGGACATCGACCGCGGTGAGCTGATCCCAGTGAACTGCCTCGGTGGCCACGCGCTGTTCCTCAACAGGGATCGGTGCCTCTCTGTTTCGGCGAGGGACCTCCCATCTGTGAGCAGCAATTCCATTTACTTCTCTTTGCACCGTGACCCTGTTGTGGTGCACTCCATAAGGACAGGTTTATCTGAGCGGCTAGCAGTGTCATGCCAAATACATGACGGGAAGGATAGGATCCGACCCTCCATGCGCCCTCTCACCATTGCCGACCATCTTCTAACCTACTGCCATCCTCATGAGTG GACAAAAGGACTCATGTTTCATGAGTACCACTCTATACCTGAATCTTTCGAGGAATTGACGACGAACATCAAGGCAAAAAATTCTGAACTACGGATTCCTCGCATTGCGGTTCGTTGA
- the LOC119331898 gene encoding uncharacterized protein LOC119331898 isoform X3, translating to MCMGGRQAGYGGTATQVEELTIICGDPVVSLRWLVPSADTFQPENENEDERVPTNQPNPENDTLYGSSISQQIQNDTLHGSSIPQGGDSNTLHGSSIPQGGDNDPGSATWFKLKVPSAFQGLLQNRQIFQLLGNEVTAINDLAQGVVAVVPQSSVDTFPITPEYTSSRRILKEHGPSKLKVSGVIINKFFIKGNLWSRRRYTIDNTCHVFEWPARPVENEIQAVPPRTRARTTEELIASNAAVVASHGRVLESNAAVVESNNRLTAAIYQLISRLGESSTNRP from the exons ATGTGCATGGGAGGTCGGcaggctggatatggtgggacagCAACCCAGGTTGAGGAACTAACGATCATTTGCGGTGATCCCGTTGTTAGTTTGAGATGGCTG GTACCCTCTGCTGATACCTTCCAGCCTGAAAACGAAAATGAG GATGAAAGGGTTCCCACCAATCAACCCAATCCTGAGAATGACACTTTATATGGATCTTCCATATCTCAGCAGATTCAAAATGATACTTTACATGGTTCTTCAATACCTCAGGGGGGTGATAGTAATACATTACATGGATCTTCCATTCCTCAGGGGGGTGATAATGATCCTGGATCTGCAACTTGGTTCAAGCTTAAGGTCCCAAGTGCGTTCCAAG GGCTTCTGCAGAATCGTCAAATCTTTCAGCTACTGGGAAATGAAGTTACTGCTATAAATGATCTTGCTCAAGGTGTTGTTGCCGTTGTACCTCAAAGCAGTGTGGATACATTTCCGATAACTCCTGAATACACCTCATCTCGAAGGATACTAAAAGAGCATGGTCCGTCTAAGTTAAAG GTCTCCGGCGTTATCATAAACAAATTTTTCATCAAAGGAAATTTATGGAGTAGAAGGCGTTACACAATTGATAACACATGCCATGTGTTTGAATGGCCTGCCAGACCAGTGGAAAATGAG ATACAGGCAGTACCCCCAAGGACTAGAGCAAGGACTACTGAAGAGTTGATCGCCTCCAACGCAGCTGTGGTTGCATCACATGGCAGAGTGCTCGAGTCTAACGCTGCTGTGGTGGAGTCAAACAACAGGCTGACGGCTGCCATCTATCAGCTCATCTCCCGCCTCGGCGAATCCAGCACCAATAGGCCATGA
- the LOC119331898 gene encoding uncharacterized protein LOC119331898 isoform X2, whose translation MGVPLVLTAAEMAAQGFDIGVDIVLATMEEEEDVDPDAEAEFDAMMLAADNLRFAQNSRQPVNENEVNVDPDAEAEFDAMILAANNFRFAQQMRQVPSADTFQPENENEDERVPTNQPNPENDTLYGSSISQQIQNDTLHGSSIPQGGDSNTLHGSSIPQGGDNDPGSATWFKLKVPSAFQGLLQNRQIFQLLGNEVTAINDLAQGVVAVVPQSSVDTFPITPEYTSSRRILKEHGPSKLKVSGVIINKFFIKGNLWSRRRYTIDNTCHVFEWPARPVENEIQAVPPRTRARTTEELIASNAAVVASHGRVLESNAAVVESNNRLTAAIYQLISRLGESSTNRP comes from the exons ATGGGGGTACCTCTGGTCCTGACGGCGGCGGAGATGGCCGCTCAGGGCTTCGACATCGGCGTCGACATCGTGCTGGcaaccatggaggaggaggaggatgtggatcCGGACGCCGAAGCAGAGTTCGACGCGATGATGCTGGCCGCCGACAACCTCCGATTTGCTCAAAATTCGCGCCAG CCTGTAAATGAAAATGAGGTAAATGTGGATCCGGACGCCGAGGCAGAGTTCGACGCGATGATTCTGGCCGCTAACAACTTCCGATTTGCTCAACAGATGCGCCAG GTACCCTCTGCTGATACCTTCCAGCCTGAAAACGAAAATGAG GATGAAAGGGTTCCCACCAATCAACCCAATCCTGAGAATGACACTTTATATGGATCTTCCATATCTCAGCAGATTCAAAATGATACTTTACATGGTTCTTCAATACCTCAGGGGGGTGATAGTAATACATTACATGGATCTTCCATTCCTCAGGGGGGTGATAATGATCCTGGATCTGCAACTTGGTTCAAGCTTAAGGTCCCAAGTGCGTTCCAAG GGCTTCTGCAGAATCGTCAAATCTTTCAGCTACTGGGAAATGAAGTTACTGCTATAAATGATCTTGCTCAAGGTGTTGTTGCCGTTGTACCTCAAAGCAGTGTGGATACATTTCCGATAACTCCTGAATACACCTCATCTCGAAGGATACTAAAAGAGCATGGTCCGTCTAAGTTAAAG GTCTCCGGCGTTATCATAAACAAATTTTTCATCAAAGGAAATTTATGGAGTAGAAGGCGTTACACAATTGATAACACATGCCATGTGTTTGAATGGCCTGCCAGACCAGTGGAAAATGAG ATACAGGCAGTACCCCCAAGGACTAGAGCAAGGACTACTGAAGAGTTGATCGCCTCCAACGCAGCTGTGGTTGCATCACATGGCAGAGTGCTCGAGTCTAACGCTGCTGTGGTGGAGTCAAACAACAGGCTGACGGCTGCCATCTATCAGCTCATCTCCCGCCTCGGCGAATCCAGCACCAATAGGCCATGA